In Zingiber officinale cultivar Zhangliang chromosome 6A, Zo_v1.1, whole genome shotgun sequence, a single genomic region encodes these proteins:
- the LOC121994008 gene encoding alpha-humulene synthase-like produces the protein MSIWWNDLALAKSLNFARDRIVECYYWMHTVHFEPHYSRARLICTKVISFLSLLDDIYDNYSTLQESQLLTEAIQR, from the exons ATGTCAAT ATGGTGGAATGATCTAGCACTTGCTAAATCACTAAACTTTGCCCGTGATCGAATTGTGGAATGTTATTATTGGATGCATACTGTGCACTTTGAGCCTCACTATTCTCGTGCAAGATTAATTTGTACCAAGGTTATTTCATTCTTGTCACTTTTGGATGACATATATGATAATTATAGCACACTGCAAGAGAGCCAATTATTAACTGAGGCAATTCAAAG GTGA